Proteins found in one Vallitalea guaymasensis genomic segment:
- a CDS encoding GrpB family protein has translation MANPVIIECYSYKWIDEFNDIGYRIRKSMVDTAIRIDYIGSTSIIT, from the coding sequence ATGGCTAATCCAGTAATTATTGAATGTTATTCCTATAAATGGATAGATGAATTTAATGATATCGGATATAGAATAAGGAAATCTATGGTTGATACAGCAATAAGAATTGATTATATTGGCTCAACTTCAATTATTACTTAG
- a CDS encoding CPBP family intramembrane glutamic endopeptidase encodes MTVWYVLLMVINPLFEELIVRSFFIEKIEALTNSSLVAIILSIILQLLPHIYQGFIALIYLGVMFTIFSLYYIRYRRIVPVILAHIFLILLR; translated from the coding sequence ATAACGGTTTGGTATGTATTATTAATGGTTATAAATCCTCTTTTTGAGGAACTGATAGTTCGTTCCTTCTTTATCGAAAAGATAGAAGCACTTACTAATAGTTCATTAGTTGCTATTATCTTAAGTATTATATTACAGCTCCTTCCACATATCTATCAAGGATTTATAGCACTCATTTATTTAGGAGTAATGTTTACTATATTTTCATTATACTATATTAGGTATAGAAGAATAGTACCAGTTATTTTAGCACATATTTTTTTGATATTATTGCGATGA
- a CDS encoding phosphotransferase enzyme family protein, translated as MLELGEVVEKPKQVFGGLLHKSFDVATSKGHYFIKALNPQIMLRPTAMKNHLFADEVSIIAVNTGLSASAVKKIEGKTIHSIDGQYYQVFDWLDGLSYTHRPENLVECYKVGVLLGQLHQIDFLSIENPDIKDGKRSKIDWQGILDQANNSDTLKRLEDIDINYIDLAETESLKALELLERQVISHRDLDPKNVMWGVDGKPIIIDWEAAGYVNPTFELVEVAVYWSECKDCTINIDAFLEVLKGYHSVCPIHFNDLQYVWRALNINMIGWIEYNLKRSIGIEVNSRDECDLGYQQVIDTIKSMKMLDEQIELLKASVLTLR; from the coding sequence ATGCTAGAGTTGGGGGAGGTAGTTGAAAAGCCTAAGCAAGTGTTTGGTGGTCTACTGCATAAGTCGTTTGATGTGGCAACAAGTAAAGGGCATTATTTCATTAAGGCTTTAAATCCCCAGATAATGTTGCGGCCTACGGCTATGAAGAATCATTTATTTGCAGATGAGGTATCAATCATTGCAGTAAATACGGGGCTATCTGCTTCGGCCGTGAAGAAGATTGAAGGAAAGACTATACACAGTATTGATGGACAGTATTATCAGGTGTTTGACTGGTTAGATGGACTTTCTTACACGCACAGACCTGAGAACTTGGTCGAATGCTATAAGGTAGGTGTTCTTCTTGGACAATTACATCAGATTGATTTTTTATCAATTGAAAATCCTGATATTAAGGATGGTAAGCGTAGTAAGATTGATTGGCAAGGTATATTAGATCAAGCTAATAACTCAGATACACTTAAGAGGTTAGAAGATATTGATATTAATTACATTGATTTAGCTGAGACAGAATCACTTAAAGCATTAGAATTATTGGAGCGTCAAGTTATTAGCCATCGTGACCTTGATCCTAAGAATGTAATGTGGGGAGTAGATGGTAAACCAATTATCATTGATTGGGAAGCAGCAGGTTACGTTAATCCAACATTTGAGCTAGTCGAAGTGGCGGTATATTGGTCAGAATGTAAGGACTGCACAATAAACATAGATGCATTCTTAGAGGTATTAAAGGGTTATCACAGTGTATGTCCAATTCACTTCAATGATCTCCAATATGTGTGGCGAGCTCTGAATATTAATATGATTGGATGGATTGAATACAATTTAAAGAGATCCATTGGTATAGAAGTTAATTCTAGAGATGAATGTGATTTAGGTTACCAGCAAGTTATAGACACAATTAAGTCAATGAAGATGCTAGATGAACAGATAGAATTATTAAAGGCTTCTGTTCTAACTTTGAGGTGA
- a CDS encoding NUDIX domain-containing protein, whose amino-acid sequence MKYKFCPECGEMLIEKELGDEGLIPYCNTCKKPYFEKVGQSVLVTVVNECNEVLLLKQNYVSRTNWVLVAGYIKKGETAEETAIREVIEETGQRSDKLRYIKSYYYEKHELLMLGYLMKVEKGDFSKSIEVDELKWFSFDDAILKLRCGSIGEKHLLNCLKYI is encoded by the coding sequence ATGAAATATAAATTTTGCCCTGAATGTGGTGAAATGTTAATTGAAAAAGAACTTGGAGATGAGGGATTAATACCTTATTGTAACACTTGTAAGAAGCCTTATTTTGAAAAGGTTGGGCAAAGTGTTCTAGTAACTGTAGTAAACGAATGCAATGAGGTTTTACTATTGAAACAAAACTATGTATCAAGGACTAACTGGGTATTAGTTGCTGGGTATATAAAGAAAGGTGAGACTGCAGAAGAAACGGCTATAAGAGAAGTTATTGAGGAAACTGGGCAAAGATCAGATAAATTGAGATATATCAAGAGTTATTATTATGAAAAGCATGAATTGCTAATGTTAGGGTATTTGATGAAAGTTGAGAAGGGTGACTTTTCAAAATCTATAGAAGTAGATGAATTAAAGTGGTTTAGTTTTGATGATGCAATATTAAAGTTGCGATGTGGAAGTATTGGTGAAAAGCACCTTTTGAACTGTTTAAAGTATATATGA
- a CDS encoding CPBP family glutamic-type intramembrane protease: MYLGVMFTIFSLYYVRYRRIVPVILAHMFFDIIAMINYSG, encoded by the coding sequence ATTTATTTAGGAGTAATGTTTACTATATTTTCGTTATACTATGTTAGGTATAGAAGAATAGTACCAGTTATTTTAGCACATATGTTTTTTGATATTATAGCGATGATTAATTATAGTGGCTAA
- a CDS encoding IS110 family RNA-guided transposase yields MENSSVGFKKLHTEISSHTELFDNVHIGLEETGIYSSNIRDFLHSAGFNVYMINPVLTHHSRMAYSLRNTKTDKLDCLAICRYIMHNFTHLKPYISTLYTTSELKSLSRLRLDKLHTLAKAKMEFTRLLQITFPEFIKHFKQHSQWAMNLFSSYPAPAKIARMHLDTLESFIKIKGDRFSAAQLIKNLAKKTIGDTSITNSFLIESIIDDINHYNKQIAIIDKHLDALMADFDFITTIPGVGNVIGASIIGEIGDISRFSSPSQLLAFAGLDPSIYESGEFKGKRCRISKRGSKYLRTSILQLHVLRV; encoded by the coding sequence ATTGAAAACTCTTCTGTTGGATTTAAAAAACTCCATACGGAAATTTCTTCCCATACGGAGCTTTTTGATAACGTCCATATAGGGCTTGAAGAAACTGGTATTTACTCCAGTAACATCCGTGACTTCTTGCACTCTGCCGGTTTCAACGTGTATATGATTAACCCCGTTCTAACCCACCACAGTAGAATGGCATATTCACTAAGAAACACAAAAACTGATAAACTTGACTGCCTTGCAATCTGTAGATATATCATGCATAATTTCACGCATCTCAAACCCTATATATCTACACTATACACGACTTCTGAACTTAAGTCATTATCTAGATTACGTCTAGATAAACTTCATACCCTTGCAAAGGCCAAAATGGAGTTCACTCGATTGCTCCAGATTACTTTCCCTGAGTTTATCAAACACTTCAAACAGCATTCTCAGTGGGCTATGAATCTTTTCTCTTCTTATCCAGCTCCTGCTAAGATTGCTCGTATGCATCTTGACACACTTGAAAGCTTTATCAAAATCAAGGGGGATCGTTTTTCTGCTGCTCAATTAATCAAAAATCTTGCTAAAAAAACAATTGGTGATACTTCTATTACCAACTCATTTCTTATCGAGTCTATCATCGATGACATCAATCACTACAACAAACAGATTGCTATTATCGATAAACATCTTGATGCTCTAATGGCTGATTTTGATTTTATAACAACTATACCAGGTGTTGGTAACGTTATTGGTGCTTCTATCATTGGTGAAATCGGTGATATCTCACGCTTTAGTTCACCTTCTCAACTATTAGCATTTGCCGGTCTTGATCCCTCCATCTATGAATCAGGAGAGTTCAAAGGTAAACGGTGTCGCATATCTAAACGTGGCTCTAAATACCTCAGAACTTCCATCTTACAGCTACACGTGTTGCGTGTGTAG
- a CDS encoding prephenate dehydratase, whose translation MNRIAVLGPKGTFTEVATKKYLASQGIKMQLEYYLSIRSTFQAIENGCAMGVIPIENTLDGFVQIILDLLTHSDLKIIHEIVLPIRFTLVANCNNIKEVTRVYTQFKAHNQCIDLIEKLGEIEIITTASNSTSYEKALNGDRNEAAIIPSHMLDKNEVFDLVVEDIADSIDNETRFIILSKELNDEDIVSVDWNTLFVVSNDVDRPGLLCEILNIFSDRGINLRSIISRPRKTGLGNYNFFIDVDGCYQRDEAVKDAVIKVTEGFDIKILGSYYRV comes from the coding sequence ATGAACAGAATAGCTGTCTTAGGACCAAAGGGCACATTTACAGAAGTAGCAACTAAAAAATATTTAGCTTCACAAGGTATAAAAATGCAGTTAGAATACTATTTGTCTATTCGGAGTACCTTTCAAGCTATTGAAAATGGGTGTGCGATGGGAGTAATTCCAATTGAGAATACATTAGATGGATTTGTACAGATAATATTGGATTTATTAACTCATTCAGATTTAAAGATAATACATGAAATTGTTTTACCTATTAGATTTACTTTAGTAGCTAACTGTAATAATATAAAAGAAGTTACTAGAGTCTATACACAGTTTAAAGCACATAATCAATGTATAGATCTTATTGAAAAATTGGGGGAAATTGAGATAATAACAACAGCTAGTAACAGCACGTCCTATGAAAAAGCTTTAAATGGTGATAGAAATGAGGCTGCGATTATACCAAGTCATATGTTAGATAAAAATGAAGTATTTGATTTAGTAGTTGAAGATATAGCAGATTCTATTGATAATGAAACAAGATTTATAATTCTATCTAAAGAACTTAATGATGAAGATATTGTTAGTGTTGACTGGAACACATTATTTGTTGTAAGTAATGATGTAGATAGACCAGGTCTATTGTGTGAGATATTAAATATTTTTTCAGATAGAGGTATAAACCTCAGGTCTATAATTTCAAGACCTAGAAAAACGGGGTTAGGGAATTATAATTTCTTTATAGATGTTGACGGTTGCTACCAAAGGGATGAAGCTGTAAAGGATGCAGTAATAAAGGTAACCGAAGGATTTGACATTAAAATATTAGGGTCATATTATAGGGTTTAG
- a CDS encoding methyltransferase domain-containing protein, which translates to MNDSYWDDRLEFLKAIRNGWCNDDYIEFLVDKVWKIEKPVKIIDYGCGFGYIGLLLLPILPEGSTYTGVDISDTLLNDARHIFTELEYDTNFIKCDLNEFLPEEKYDIAISQAVLRHIPNAKSILNKMIHSVIKGGMVICLEGDLEIEKTVQYFSGFDYIGTGMTPLYRKIYRNELNQGGRDYRVGIKIPIYMQELGLKNVDVRLNDRVKFINPYGDSAKHSKEYDEITTAWDWNKRLSYEDKEKMKKTLVDRGLTKGEAKIFSDSHASICDHVIDNKDTVYILKPSCTLISYGIK; encoded by the coding sequence ATGAATGATTCATATTGGGATGATAGGTTGGAGTTTTTAAAAGCAATCCGCAATGGATGGTGCAATGATGATTACATTGAATTTCTTGTAGACAAAGTATGGAAGATTGAGAAACCTGTAAAGATAATTGATTATGGGTGTGGTTTTGGTTATATAGGTTTATTGCTTTTACCTATTCTACCTGAGGGTAGTACATATACAGGAGTTGATATTAGCGATACATTGTTGAATGATGCACGACATATTTTTACAGAACTTGAGTACGATACTAATTTTATTAAGTGCGATTTGAATGAGTTTTTACCAGAAGAAAAATATGACATAGCAATTTCACAGGCAGTTCTACGACATATTCCTAATGCCAAAAGCATTCTCAATAAAATGATACATTCAGTCATAAAAGGTGGTATGGTCATCTGTTTGGAAGGTGATTTAGAGATTGAAAAGACCGTCCAATATTTTAGCGGTTTTGATTACATTGGGACTGGAATGACACCCTTATATAGAAAGATATATAGAAATGAATTGAATCAAGGTGGTAGAGATTATAGAGTTGGTATAAAGATACCAATATATATGCAAGAACTAGGTTTGAAGAATGTAGATGTCCGTCTTAATGACAGAGTAAAATTTATCAATCCATATGGTGATAGTGCTAAACATAGTAAGGAATATGACGAAATAACAACAGCATGGGACTGGAATAAAAGGCTATCATATGAGGATAAAGAAAAAATGAAGAAGACTCTTGTTGACAGAGGTCTTACAAAAGGAGAAGCTAAAATTTTTAGTGATAGTCATGCGAGTATATGTGACCATGTAATAGATAATAAAGATACAGTGTATATATTAAAGCCGTCGTGTACACTTATATCGTATGGGATCAAATAG
- a CDS encoding nitroreductase family protein produces the protein MTEVIKTIYERRSIRKYLDKQVDKQTIITLLKTAMAAPTAVNCQPWEFIVVDEADKLSKIKQECKYARYNAPVGIVVCGNMKLALKGADHELWIQDCSAAIENMLIAATSLGLGTVWIGIYPVQNRIRMLKKVLNIPDFVTPLGIVYIGYSAEKKEPRTRYNDKRVYWQEYEPKRKHRSKDKPQIGHY, from the coding sequence ATGACTGAGGTGATCAAAACAATATATGAAAGAAGAAGTATACGTAAATATCTAGATAAACAAGTTGATAAACAGACAATTATTACATTATTAAAAACAGCTATGGCTGCACCTACAGCTGTAAATTGTCAACCCTGGGAATTTATTGTTGTCGATGAAGCTGACAAACTTTCAAAAATAAAACAAGAGTGCAAATATGCAAGATACAATGCTCCTGTAGGAATTGTAGTTTGTGGTAATATGAAATTAGCATTAAAGGGTGCTGATCATGAACTTTGGATTCAAGATTGTAGCGCAGCAATAGAGAACATGTTAATTGCTGCAACAAGTTTAGGATTAGGAACAGTATGGATTGGTATATATCCTGTCCAAAATAGAATTAGAATGTTGAAGAAAGTACTAAATATACCTGATTTTGTTACACCACTTGGCATAGTATATATAGGTTATTCTGCAGAAAAGAAAGAACCAAGAACCAGATATAATGATAAAAGAGTATATTGGCAGGAATATGAACCTAAGCGTAAACACAGGTCAAAGGATAAGCCACAAATAGGACATTATTAA
- a CDS encoding P-loop NTPase family protein — protein sequence MERIWITGSSGSGKTTLANIVGKKLNIPIHYNDKIFWERNWKIRSTEKQIVMTKSITEKRKWIYEGNRFADCKEDGRFNCCDTIIYLKVNRFICLYRFIRRYFKYKGSVRPDISEGCIEKIDINIVKYILFDYPKKDKRRQKLFNESMDMGKNVIILKGKKGIKKWIELL from the coding sequence ATGGAAAGAATATGGATAACAGGGTCATCGGGTTCAGGTAAAACCACTCTAGCTAATATAGTAGGAAAGAAACTAAATATTCCAATACACTATAATGATAAAATTTTTTGGGAAAGAAATTGGAAGATACGCTCAACAGAAAAGCAAATTGTGATGACTAAATCTATAACAGAAAAAAGAAAATGGATATATGAAGGAAATAGATTTGCTGACTGTAAAGAAGATGGTAGGTTTAATTGTTGTGATACTATTATATATTTAAAAGTAAACAGATTTATATGTTTGTATAGATTTATAAGAAGATATTTCAAATATAAGGGTAGTGTTCGACCTGATATTTCAGAGGGGTGTATAGAAAAAATCGATATTAATATTGTTAAGTATATTTTATTTGATTATCCTAAGAAAGATAAAAGAAGACAAAAACTGTTTAATGAGAGTATGGATATGGGTAAAAATGTAATTATATTAAAAGGTAAAAAAGGTATAAAAAAATGGATTGAACTCTTATAA
- a CDS encoding histidine phosphatase family protein: protein MGKIGIIRHGETEWNKLTKLQGREDIDLNKTGLEQARVVGEYLKKYNWDIVFSSPLKRAKSTAKVIAETIGEEEVILEEDLIERDYGKASGMTLDERLEKYPDRKYAGMENWQLLRERVNNKVLELAKRYEDKNILIVSHGGAINSLLYTLSDGEYGSGITKLHMGSMSMLMYNGEKLIVEYFNRKVY, encoded by the coding sequence ATGGGTAAAATAGGTATCATTAGACATGGAGAAACAGAATGGAATAAGCTTACTAAACTTCAGGGCAGAGAAGATATAGATTTAAATAAAACTGGATTAGAACAAGCTAGAGTGGTTGGCGAATATCTAAAAAAGTATAATTGGGATATAGTATTTTCTAGTCCTTTGAAAAGAGCAAAAAGTACAGCTAAAGTTATAGCTGAAACTATTGGAGAAGAAGAAGTTATTCTAGAAGAAGATCTGATTGAACGAGACTATGGTAAAGCATCCGGGATGACACTAGATGAGAGGTTGGAAAAATATCCAGATAGGAAATATGCTGGTATGGAAAACTGGCAGCTCTTGAGAGAAAGAGTGAATAATAAGGTATTGGAGTTGGCTAAAAGATATGAGGATAAAAACATTTTAATTGTATCTCATGGCGGTGCAATCAATTCACTTTTGTATACTTTGTCAGATGGTGAATATGGTTCAGGAATAACGAAATTACATATGGGAAGTATGAGTATGCTGATGTATAATGGTGAGAAACTGATAGTTGAATATTTTAATCGCAAGGTATACTAA
- a CDS encoding GrpB family protein — protein MIDIQVFVKSFNPFEKIQSLLENIGYRYRTNNIELTKRYFREQEGHKRTHIHVRIDGRKRQLY, from the coding sequence ATTATAGATATTCAAGTTTTTGTTAAATCTTTTAACCCATTTGAAAAAATTCAAAGTCTCTTGGAGAATATAGGCTATAGATATAGAACTAATAATATTGAATTGACAAAGCGTTATTTTAGAGAACAGGAAGGTCATAAGAGAACACATATCCATGTTAGAATAGATGGGCGCAAAAGACAGCTTTACTAA
- a CDS encoding NUDIX domain-containing protein, protein MLYDYLGKDVEVIIDRPLGSKHPRFNMIYPLNYGYIPDTVSGDGQEIDAYVLGVFEPVERYTGKVIAIIRRADDDEDKLVVAQELNSYDKYQIKALTEFTERHFETEIISFEYLKQSIRNTARLIARRDDEILVIKESDDGEVYYHLPGGGIEYREKIEEALEREAFEELGVHVVEYEPFIIFENFFEVKGMMGHEISHIYEVKLSGDIYKINEMDMNADLLPAKVVWVKVQDFKDNIKTFYPTELAKLI, encoded by the coding sequence ATGTTGTATGATTATTTAGGTAAGGATGTAGAGGTTATAATTGACAGACCGTTGGGTTCAAAGCACCCCAGATTTAATATGATCTATCCTTTGAACTATGGATATATTCCTGACACTGTATCTGGTGATGGGCAGGAGATAGATGCATATGTTTTGGGTGTGTTCGAGCCAGTTGAACGATATACTGGTAAGGTTATTGCGATTATCAGACGTGCTGACGATGATGAAGATAAGTTAGTTGTTGCTCAAGAACTGAATAGTTATGATAAGTATCAGATCAAGGCTCTAACAGAGTTCACAGAGCGTCATTTTGAGACAGAGATAATAAGCTTTGAGTATTTGAAACAGTCGATACGTAATACTGCAAGATTGATTGCCAGACGAGATGATGAGATTCTTGTTATTAAGGAATCAGATGACGGTGAAGTATATTACCATTTACCTGGCGGTGGAATAGAATATCGAGAGAAGATAGAAGAAGCACTTGAACGAGAAGCTTTTGAGGAACTTGGTGTTCATGTCGTAGAGTATGAGCCGTTCATCATATTTGAGAATTTCTTTGAAGTCAAGGGTATGATGGGGCACGAGATTTCTCATATATATGAAGTTAAGCTATCAGGAGATATCTATAAGATTAATGAGATGGATATGAATGCTGATTTATTACCGGCTAAAGTTGTATGGGTTAAAGTCCAGGATTTCAAAGACAATATAAAGACATTTTATCCGACGGAATTGGCAAAGTTAATATGA
- a CDS encoding VOC family protein, whose amino-acid sequence MKNYAQVYVKNSFEAAEMYCKAFGAEITFEVKNDDKTAYAHCELSVDGEGFLALSEAANPCDVNIVHKVKWETMTFNVFEMGSEEAVCNAFNILSNGGVIINPIQEVPWSKCCATVIDKYGVCWWIAI is encoded by the coding sequence ATGAAAAATTATGCTCAAGTTTATGTGAAAAATAGTTTTGAAGCTGCAGAAATGTATTGCAAAGCTTTTGGTGCAGAAATTACATTTGAAGTGAAAAATGATGACAAAACTGCTTATGCGCATTGTGAATTATCTGTAGATGGTGAAGGATTTTTAGCATTAAGTGAAGCAGCGAATCCTTGTGACGTAAACATAGTTCACAAAGTGAAATGGGAAACTATGACGTTTAATGTTTTTGAGATGGGAAGCGAAGAAGCGGTTTGTAACGCCTTTAATATTTTGAGTAATGGTGGTGTTATTATTAATCCAATTCAGGAAGTGCCATGGAGCAAATGTTGTGCGACTGTTATAGATAAATATGGAGTGTGTTGGTGGATTGCAATTTGA
- a CDS encoding ankyrin repeat domain-containing protein, which produces MKFFKRKAESNILWRMAEEEDKEKVIMFNSAINNSDTKLIKKMIKEDVEMLGIITVFGTFLHVAAKKGNLEAVKVLLKNGADINKNETLHNCRPLASAADKGHLDVVKYLRENGAEYDYSTILSNPLFKSINSGHLHVVKYLVDNGLDVAKVYDTESFGKTNAYTYARSYRQVEICEYLQGVYIKSGYKLDPKEKQPWVNTRLPNFTGTRFTVEKIHLLENELGVKMPEFYRRFLISDFPESLYYKDAADDDNWVWLGKDSSLFHTLRSFIAYNTLDSREKKKEIRDKEYFAIGTNGGGDYYCIRLVDDDNSVYFYQHEADSYTKYHESFKEHIKWLVDEHLNMQ; this is translated from the coding sequence ATGAAGTTTTTTAAAAGAAAAGCAGAGAGCAATATCTTATGGAGAATGGCTGAAGAAGAAGACAAAGAGAAAGTAATAATGTTTAACAGTGCAATCAATAATTCTGATACTAAACTTATTAAGAAGATGATTAAAGAAGATGTTGAGATGCTAGGAATTATAACTGTGTTTGGCACTTTTTTACATGTTGCAGCAAAGAAAGGAAACCTTGAAGCTGTTAAAGTACTACTCAAAAATGGTGCTGATATAAATAAAAATGAAACTTTACATAATTGCCGTCCACTTGCAAGTGCGGCAGATAAAGGACACCTAGATGTTGTCAAATATCTTAGAGAGAATGGGGCTGAGTATGATTATAGTACTATTTTATCTAATCCATTGTTTAAGTCAATTAATAGTGGGCATTTACATGTGGTGAAATACTTAGTTGATAATGGTTTGGATGTCGCAAAAGTATACGATACAGAGTCCTTCGGGAAAACGAATGCATATACATATGCACGATCCTATAGACAAGTAGAAATTTGCGAGTACCTACAAGGTGTTTATATCAAGTCAGGTTATAAACTAGATCCCAAAGAAAAGCAACCTTGGGTAAATACAAGATTGCCTAATTTCACTGGGACTAGATTCACAGTTGAGAAGATCCACTTATTAGAGAATGAATTAGGAGTGAAAATGCCTGAATTTTATAGACGATTTCTAATAAGTGACTTTCCTGAGTCTCTGTATTATAAAGACGCTGCTGATGATGATAATTGGGTATGGCTTGGAAAAGACAGTAGCTTATTTCACACATTACGAAGTTTTATAGCATACAATACTCTTGATTCAAGAGAAAAGAAGAAAGAAATTAGGGACAAAGAATACTTTGCAATTGGAACTAATGGTGGTGGTGACTATTATTGCATAAGATTAGTTGATGATGACAATAGTGTATATTTTTATCAACATGAAGCTGATAGTTATACAAAGTATCATGAATCTTTTAAAGAACACATTAAATGGTTAGTTGATGAGCATTTGAATATGCAATAA
- a CDS encoding alpha/beta fold hydrolase produces MLDDIIHLMILYVIILALLIAFLRYCYMNLHYDRIPMFKVRRVYNEQSVALDDGTILNYVECKNDLQPLLLIHGQTMCWEDYANVLLSLKEKYHVYAIDCHGHGKSSHDELKYTCKFMGNDFKWFIENVIGDDCIVCGHSSGGIIAAWLTVNVKDYVKGVVFEDPPFFRVKPNEMKNTFVWHDGFEVVHKYLVDGSEIDYDLYYILNGYFWNLFGDLRKLVYETARKYRLKHQNSALKIWYIPYKWLHGTRYLDEFDLKFAETFYSGRWKEGIDIEELLSDIECPSIYLKARTNYGKDGVLYAANTDEDASRVVNSFKDTKLITIKSGHDIHFEQPTKFVNILFEFIEQFGDN; encoded by the coding sequence ATGTTAGATGACATAATTCATTTGATGATTTTATATGTAATAATTTTAGCATTACTTATTGCATTTCTGAGATATTGTTATATGAATCTACATTATGATAGAATTCCAATGTTTAAGGTTAGACGAGTTTATAATGAGCAGAGTGTAGCCTTAGACGATGGTACAATCTTAAATTACGTTGAATGCAAGAATGATTTGCAACCACTGTTATTGATTCATGGCCAGACAATGTGTTGGGAAGATTATGCCAATGTTCTTCTTAGTTTGAAAGAAAAGTATCATGTATATGCAATTGATTGCCATGGTCATGGTAAATCCAGTCATGATGAATTAAAGTATACTTGTAAATTTATGGGAAATGATTTCAAGTGGTTCATTGAGAATGTTATTGGAGATGACTGTATCGTTTGTGGTCATTCTTCTGGTGGAATCATAGCTGCTTGGTTAACTGTTAATGTTAAAGATTATGTGAAAGGTGTAGTATTTGAAGATCCACCTTTCTTTAGAGTTAAACCTAATGAAATGAAGAATACATTTGTATGGCATGATGGTTTTGAAGTAGTGCATAAGTATTTGGTTGATGGTTCAGAAATAGATTACGACTTATATTACATATTGAATGGCTATTTTTGGAACCTATTTGGTGACTTAAGAAAGTTAGTATATGAGACAGCTAGGAAATATCGATTAAAGCATCAGAATAGTGCTTTGAAAATTTGGTATATACCTTATAAATGGTTGCATGGTACCAGATACCTTGATGAATTTGATTTGAAGTTTGCAGAAACATTTTATAGTGGTAGATGGAAGGAAGGAATAGATATTGAGGAGTTACTTAGTGATATTGAATGCCCTTCAATCTATCTTAAAGCTAGAACTAATTATGGTAAGGATGGTGTCTTGTATGCAGCTAACACGGATGAGGATGCCAGTAGAGTTGTTAATTCGTTTAAGGATACTAAGCTTATTACGATTAAGTCCGGGCACGATATTCACTTTGAGCAACCAACTAAGTTTGTAAATATTCTATTTGAGTTTATAGAACAATTTGGTGATAACTGA